One Corynebacterium aurimucosum genomic window, ACTGCAGCCCTTCCCGCGCTGCCAGCTGGATGGCACGTTCCTTAACAGCCATGCGTGCCCGCTCTGTGGAAAGTTCCTGCACGTCCTCAATCGCAGAGATGTCCAACGAAATATCGCGGTCCGGAACAAACCCGGCGAGCAACGCGCGGTACTCCTGCATCGGGCTACGCACATCCGGAATCTCCAAGAACTCCGCAGCCTTGAACAGGGTTCCAATGAGTGCTTTACATACCTCACGGAGGTTAAAGCGTCGCACCACCGAGTGCTGGTGCCGCAGCACACCCAAAACACTCAGGTGCGCCATACCGTGGACGGTAGCCAAGGTGGCCGCGCTCAGCCGCGCCACCGTTTGAAAGCACACATCGCTTCCTACCTTAAGCTTCTCCTCGGCCGCGATGAGCGAGATGTTTTCATAGATCAGGTCCAAGGTGCGATTGTGGGATAAGTTTCCCTGCAAAAGAGCACGCCATTCATCCTCGGAGACATAGGCCTTCTTCTCAAAGAGGTAGCGGAACAGCTCCGGCTCACGTTCGGCGTACTCGTAGTAGGCCTCAGTAAAAGTGGTCAGCTTAGTAAAAAGATCGGCGTAACCAAGAGCAGCGTCGAGCGTTTCCTCGAGGAACTTAACTTTCCGGTCAGTTACGTAATCAGGAAGCGCGTGCACGATTGCCTCGCGATCAGGAAATTCCGCGCGTACCTCAGCGACGGGAAGCTCCGCCAGCTTGGCCACGGATTCCATGGTAATAGCCTCATCGCCCTCGGCTGCTCCGATATGAAGCGCAGACTCGAGGATGACCTCACGAGGTGAGCCTTCATAAAGAATATGCATATGGATTCCTAAGATTGCGCTGCCGACGAAAGAATAAAAAGAAAGAATGGGAGAGCGCCACGCTAACAACTTCCTGAATTTTATCCCCATTCTTGGTTAAAGAGCAATGTGTTTACTAGGCACTGACTCCCGTAATGCGGGCCACCCTGTGAACGAAGAAACCCCCAGGCCACGGCCTGGGGGTTTCACGCGGGAAAGGTCAGCGTCTACTTCTCTGAGCCGACGTGTCCGATGCCTTCCTTGAAGATGGTGCCGCGCGGCGGCATCATTCCCGTGAACTTGAAGACGAGGTAGATAACCACCGCGATGCCCAGGGAGATCCAGCCGAAGCCAGCGGTGAAGCCGTACATGACGGCCAGCGGCGCGATGATGGTCCAAGAAATCTCAAAGGGTCCGAAGCCAATGTAGGCCATGCCGTACTCCGACAGGGTGCCGGACTTGAGCTTCGGATCGACGATCTTGAGGATCGCAATACCGGTGGCCACGGTAGCCGTCGCCCAGCCCCAGCCAAAGATGCCGCGCTCAATCCAGCGCTCGCCGAAGAACTCGGCAGGGAACCACATGAGGAAGAAGATGCAGTAGATGGTACCCAGGACAAAGAGCAGGAGAAGAGCCTGCCAGTAGGCCGCGACGGCAGCCGGCACGATGGCCGCCACACCGAAGGCAATGAGGTAGTCGGTGGCCGCACCGGACACCGAGCTCACCGTGTCCTTGTCCAGGTAATCCTTGGCGCCCACCATGTTCATCACCGCACGGAAGAGCAGACCCACGACCATAGACATAGCGAACAGCGGGATGGACACGTTCTCCCACACAGAGGAGATTCCCTTGTTGATGCCATAAGCGGTCATCACGGTCAAAGCGATAAAGCCAACGTGCAGGGTGATGGGCTCGATGGCAGAGGGGTTCGTCGTGGCACGGCCCAGGGAAGGACGATCCTCCAGGCGCGAGATGTAGCCGCGGCGCAGTTCCTCCGGAAGCTGCTTCGGCACATGCGAAACCTTGCCCTTACGGATGCCCCAGTTACCGGCGACGATACCGCCAATGATGGCGGCCAGCGTACCCACGGTGGCGGAGGTAAAGCCCAAGGAGGACGCCGCCTCAGCACCCACACCTTCCAAGGCACTGCCGACAGCCGCCGCGGTACCGAAGCCACCCGTGAAGCCAACGGGCAGCATCATGCCGAACCAGTCCGGGGTATCAAAGGTTGGCTTGAACAGGAGAAGACCCAAAACGATGAACAGGCCCCACTGGCCGGTGAACATCATGGTGGAATAGCCCCACATGTTGCGGGCGCCTTTGCCCATATTGCCGCCCATCTCCATGGAGAAGGCCATGGAGGCGAAGACCACAGCGATGAGCAGTGAGGTGTAATCGCCGAGGTTGTCGGAGAAACCGATCCAACCCAAGACATTAGGGCCTAAGAGCAAGCCGAGTAGGCCTGCCGTGATGGGGGCAGGCAAGAGCAAGTCCTGGAACACGAACTTGATCTGGTGGCGCAGAACGTTGCCGATAACCATGAGCAAAGAAATCCAGCCCACGTCGGTCATGATTGTGAACGCAGAGAATTCTTCCATGCGAAAACTTCCTTCCATGCCGCACTCGGCGGCGTCCTTGAGACGAGACTCACCCTCTTTCGGGAAATGAACCGTTGATTACACTATAACCCCCTTCCCGCTTTTCCACCCCTGGCATATAACCCGAGGGTGATGTGGCTCTACCCCCAAGGGCTAGGATGGGCGGGCATGAGGGAACTGGGTGAGCACCTACGCAAGCACGCGGAAGACTATCGCGACGCAGTACACGGGCACTTTTTCGCCACCGTGGCCGAGTCCCGCCAGGTCTTTGCTCTGTCGATGAAAGACACGCACCCCTCCATGGCCCCGGCGCTGGCGTGGGTGCTGGAGAATGTGGAGGGCGATGAGGTACAGGGGGACGTGGCCCAGCGCCTGGTACGCATGGGCCGTGATCATCGCCGCCTCGGTTTCCCGCCTGAGGTCTATCCGAAATTTGAGGCATCACTTGTTCACGGGCTGGGGGTTCTGGGGCTCACGCCGTACCAGCATGACGTCGCCACGCGCACCATTTCCCAGGTGTGCTCCATCATGCGTACCGCCGCACAGGAGGCGGATGTCGCCGGTCTTCCTCCCGCTCATAGCGCCCAGGTGGTGGCGGTGGAAAAGCCCAACCGGAACACCGCTGTGGTCCGGTTGGAGTCCGGTATGGCGCTGGACTACCGCGCGGGCCAGCACGTGCCGGTGACCTCGCAGCTCACGCCGGGAACCTGGCGTCCGTTGACCCCGGCTGCGCCTGCTGGCGATTCCGGGCAACTGATATTCCACCTCGCGCTGGCCGGTGAAGCTTCCTCCATGCTGGCAAAGGCGCAGCCGGGTGATTGGTGGACGTTGGGCATGCCCGCCGGTGAGCCGCCGCAACTCGATTCCGGAACCACCCTCATTTCCTTCGGCACCGGGTGGGCGGGCGCCCGGGCGCTGCTTCTCGACGCCCTGGAGAACACCCTCCCCTCCGGTCTCCAGGTCTATGCCGTAGCACCTTCGCCGGGCGAGCACTATGACACGGAATTTCAGGCTAACCTGCAGGCCTTGGTTCCGGAGCTGAAGCTGCGCCACATCGTGCGGGAGGGACAGGACCCGTGGTTGCTGGGGGCGCAGCCGGCTGCCCACGGGTTTAAGCCTGTGGTGGCCAAGGAACCGATAGAACCGGTGCTCGCTGAAGGGACTGACCGCCGCTTTGTACTCATCGGTCCGGCCGACCGCGTGGAACTAGCGCGTGCGGCCTTGCTCGCGGGTGGCGTCGCGGAGGAGGCTATCACCATGGATAGCTGGCAGCGTGGCCACGAGTGGGCGGCCTCCGCCGCGGAGCTCGACGGCTGGGGCGATGACTGGGAGGCTTGGGCGGCATGGAAGAAATCCCAATGGGCCTAAGCGCTATGAGCGCCTAGGCGTACAAACGGAGCTTAGGCGTGCAATCGGAGCCTAGGCGTGCAATCGGGGCTTAGGCGTCTAGGACGGGGAGGGATTCGCGGACCTTCGCCACGGAGTCTGGCTCCACCTCGCCGTAGAGGATTTCCGGCTCATAGCTGGCTTCGGCAAGACGTGTGCCATCCGGCGCCACGAGGACGGAGTGCCCAATGCCGGTGGGGCCGGAAGTCTGCCCCGCCTTCGCCTCCCCACCGGGGCGGGCCTGGCCTGCGGCCAGAATATAAGCCGTGGAATCAAGCGCGCGCGCCGCGCTGAGCAGGCGCCATTGCTCCAGCTTGCCCGGGCCATCTGCCCAGCTGGTGGGCACGACGATGAGCTGAGCACCCTGGCGGGCGAGCTCCTTGAATTGTTCAGGGAAGCGGATGTCATAGCAGGTGGCGACACCCACGGTGAGGTCACCGGCATCGAAGGCAACGAGTGACTCGCCCGGCCGGACGGTATCGGATTCCTTGTACTTGAAAGCATCGTAAGTGTGGATTTTTTCGTAGCCGCCGAGAACACCAGGCCCGGCGATGAGCGCAACGTTGGCCACACGATTAATGGTCTTCTCCCCACGCTGGACGGTATCCGCTGGGGCAAACATTCCCAGCACCACATACACGCCGAGTTCTTCTGCCAGCGCGCGCACGGCAGTGGCGGTGGGGCCATCAAGCCCTTCTGCGTGTGTATCGAGGCGCCCGGAGTCGAAGCTCTGGGTGGTAGCTTCCGGCAGGACGATGAGCTGCGCGCCGTTGGCCGCGGCTTCCCGGATCTTGTCGAGCGCTACTACGAGGTTCTCCTCGACGTTTCCGGTACTGGTCAATTGAACTGCTGCTACCTTCATGCGGCCCACGGTAGACGAGCCCGGACTAGTTATCCACAGATTTCGTGGATTCGCGGTTGCTGCTCTTTACGGCGATTGGACAGTTAGCGCAGTCTCGATGCTATGAACCACCTCGACATCGACCATGCTGCCCTTCAGCAGATCCGTTCCCTCTTCGGGCACGTCTCGCCCGCCGCCACGCCTTCTTTGAAAGAGCCTCCCCGTACGGCTCGCGCACTAGCTCTTCTCGGCGCGCGGTGGGAGGAGGTGCGAAGAGCCAGCGAAGGGGATCGACGGGCGCGCCTAGGAGAGCTGGAGCGCTTCGTGGGTGTGACCCAGAGTCTTGATGTAAACCTTTCCGCACGCCTGGAGGGAAGCGAATGAGCGCGGCGGAAGAACTACGCACGGAGGCTGACTGGATGGTAAATTCTGCTTCTGAACTCGAACTTTATGTCACTGACTCACACCATCATTGGGCGGGCCTAGCGCTATCCGGAGCTGCTTCCGATGCCGCACGGCACGCATTGCAGCGCGCCACCGACACGCTATTAGAACCCGCGCAACAGATGCGCCTGGCCGCGCGGATCCTGAGCCTCTATGCGCCACTGCTGGAGAGAATTGAACAACTGCGCTCACGCGCACTGCAGCTCGCTGCGATCCCTGTATTTGCCGAGCCCGCCAGCGTGGCGCTTGGGCAGTTAGATGCGTTGGCCGACGTCCTCGATTGGGCCTGCGCCCGCCAATTAAACGCCTTATGCACCCCGGAGATGGCCCAGCCACCGAGCCGCTTGGAGGATTTCAGCGACCTGACTCTCACTGAGCTGCACCAGGTCCAGCTGACCATGGCTAGCGAGGAGGTTCGTTCCCTGGCCGCGGCTAACCCGGATATCACCGTGCTGGAGGCCGGCCCCGGGCGGTTGGTGGCACTCGTGGACCCCGAAGGCATCGGGACCCACGCCGCCCAGGTAAGCACCTTTGTGGGTGGGGTAGGTTCTTCCGAGACAGCGAGCTGGCCCACCGCCGTGGAGCGCGCCCGCGCCATCGCGCGCGCCACCAATGGGCCCACGGTGGCGTGGATTGGTTATTCCGCCCCGGCCTCGCTGCCCCGCGCTGCACACGAGGACCCGGCGCGCCGCGGGGCTGCTGAGCTGGGCCGCTTCCAGCGCGCTTTGCGGCAGCGCTTTCCGCACGCGCAGCATATCCTCCTGGGCTACTCCTATGGCTCTGTGGTGGTGGGCAAGGCGGCGCAGCAAGACTATGTTGCGGATGACATCGTGCTCGTCGGCAGCCCGGGCGCTTCCGTGGCTAGTGCCTCGCAGCTGCACGGCCGGGTGTGGAGCGCGCGGAATACCGAGGACCCCATCGCGATTGCCACCGGACCGCGCGGCGGAATCCACGGCCCTGATCCCTCCTCCCCTGCTTTTGGCGCCGCCCCTCTGCCCGACGCGAACGGCCTGCCGGGGGATCATGGTTCCTATTGGAAAGACCCCGCATTTCTGCGGGGCCTGGGCATCATCGCGCAACGCTTTTAGAAGAGACCAGCCTGCTCCTCGGAGTAGGACACCAGCATGTTCTTCGTCTCCTGGTAGTGAGCGAGCATCATGAGGTGGTTCTCACGGCCGATGCCGGACTCCTTGTAGCCGCCGAAGGCGCTGTGCGCGGGGTACACGTGATAGTGGTTGACCCACACGCGGCCGGCCTGGATTTCACGCCCGGCGCGGTAACAGATGTTCTGGTGGCGCGACCACACGCCGGCACCCAGGCCGAAGTTGGTGTCGTTAGCAATCTGGATGGCTTCCTCGAAGTCCTTGAACGTGGCCACGGAGAGCACCGGGCCGAAGATTTCCTCGCGGAAGATGCGCATGTCATTGGTGCCACGGAAGACGGTCGGCTCAATGTAGTAGCCGTTCTCTAGGCCCTCCACCTTGTTCACATGTCCACCGATGAGGGTCTCCGCACCTTCCTTCGGGCCGATCTCGAGGTATTCGGCGATCTTGTCCATCTGCTCCTGGGAAGCCTGCGCGCCCATCATTGTTTCGGTATCGAGCGGGTGGCCGATCTTGATCTTCTTCACGCGCTCTACGGCCAGCTCCAGGAACTTGTCCGCGATGTCCTCGTGGATGAGCGCGCGCGATGGGCAGGTGCAGACCTCACCCTGGTTGAGCGCGAACATGACGAAGCCTTCGACGCACTTCTCCAGGTAGGCATCATTCTTGTCCATGATGTCCGCGAAGAAGATGGACGGTGACTTGCCGCCGAGCTCCAGCGTGACAGGAATGACCTTGTCTGCAGCGGCCTTGTTGATGATCTTGCCCACCGGGGTGGAGCCAGTGAAGGCAATCTTGGCAATGCGATCCGAGGTAGACAGAGCCACGCCCGCTTCCTCACCGACACCGTTGACGATGTTGAGCACGCCCTTCGGCAGGAGGTCCTCAATAATTTCAATGAGCAGCAGGATGGAGGCCGGTGTTTGCTCAGCCGGCTTCATCACAATGGTGTTGCCCGCGGCCAGCGCTGGGGCAATCTTCCACGCCGCCATGAGCAGCGGGAAGTTCCACGGGATGATCTGCCCCACCACACCCAGCGGCTCGTGGAAGTGGTAAGCCACGGTGTCCTGGTCAATCTGGGAAAGGCGGCCCTCCTGAGCACGAATCGCGCCGGCGAAGTAGCGGAAGTGATCGACTGCCAGCGGGATATCAGCAGCGAGGGTCTCACGCACGGCCTTACCGTTCTCCCAGGTTTCCGCGACGGCGATCTTTTCCAGGTTCTCCTCGATGCGGTCCGCAATGCGGTGCAACAGGAGCGCACGCTCGGCCGGGGTGCTCTTACCGAAGGTTTCGAAGGCCTTCTCTGCGGCGTCGATGGCCAGATTAATGTCTGCTGCCTTGCCGCGTGCGACCTGGCAGAAAACCTCTCCGGTAACCGGGGTGATGTTGTCCATGTACTCACCATCAACCGGTGGTACCCACTCGCCGCCGATGTAGTTGTCATAGCGCTCACGGAAGTTAACGATGGCATCAGGGGTTCCGGGGTTCGCATAGAAAGTCATGGTCATCGCACCTTTCTTGTTGTCTTATAGGTCTCCGTTGGGCCTTCACCTAAGGTGTCCCAGACACATTCACCTAGGAATGTGATAGGTCGCACAACGTTGAGTGCGAGTGTAGTGTTAAGTTTTGCAAAACTCACGTTTTCGAAAGCTATCCTCCCCAGGACAGTTGCTACCCAAACTGCCCTCGTTGCCAAAGTTTCACGGTCCAGAGCAATTTTGAACAAGAACTTTGGCAACAAGGGCACGTGCTAAGCAAAGAGCACAGAGCTTCCGGCTGAGCAGGCTGTAGATGGGCATAAAACAGAAGAACCCCTCCGCGAAGGAGGGGGAAACTTCTAGCTGTCGCGGCGTCGATTACGACGCGGCGTCCACATCACCACGGAGGTCGAACGCGGTACGTGGACCAGCTCACCGCGCGATGGGCGGGCCTGGCTGCGCAGGCGTTCAACTTCTGCCTGCAGTTCATCGCGCTCGGCGGCGAGGCGGTCACGCTCCGCAGTCAGCTCGATGATGGATTTAATACCGGCCAGGTTCACGCCATCGTCCTGCGAGAGCGCCTGAATCTTGCGCAAGAGCTCGATGTCGCTTTCGGAATAACGGCGCCCGCCCCCGGAGGTGCGGGCCGGGGAAACCAGCCCCATCCGGTCATACGTGCGCAGGGTTTGAGCATGCATGCCGGACAGTTCTGCAGCCACGGAGATGACATACATCGCCTTGGGCTGCGCCGCATCACTTCGGCTTGTTCTGTCCTTGCTCATCTCACACCTCCTTTAGCGCGCTACCGTATTACCGGCCCAACCGGCACGCGGATCGAAGCCGGAGTCCTTCTCCGCTTGCGCGTAGCTGCGCAGCGCCGAGGAAGCCGCCGCATCCAGCGTGGAGGGCACGGTGACCTGCACGGTCACCATGAGGTCACCGGCTTTGCCGCCGCGCTTGGCCACGCCGCGGCCCTTCACGCGCAACGTGCGGCCATCGGGTGTGCCCGCCGGCACCTTCACGCGCACGGGCGAATCGAGGGTCGGCACCGTAATGGTGTCTCCCAAGGCCAGCTCCGCAAAGGACACCGGGACGGTGACGTGCAGATCATCGCCTTCCCTGGTGAATACCTTGTCAGGCTTTACCGTGACCGCCACAAAGAGGTCACCGGAAGGCGTGCCATTCGGACCAGCTTCACCCTGACCAGCGAGGCGCACCTTCTGGCCATCAATCACTCCAGCAGGGATACGCACCGTGATGGAGCGGGTGCGATGCACCGTTCCGGAACCAGAGCAATCCGGGCACGGGTCCTCGGCCCGCTGGCCAGTGCCATCGCAGTCAGCGCACGGCGCCGAGAAGCCGAAGGTACCGCGCTGCTCAGAGGTAAAACCGGTGCCGTCGCACGTCGAGCACGTCGTCAGCTTTCCGCTCTTCGAGCCGGAACCGTGGCACGTGGTGCAGGGAGCTTCGCCACTGAGCTGCAAGGGAATGGTGGTTCCCTTCGCTGCCTCGCGGAAGTCGAGGGTTATTTGCGTTTCGACGTCGGCCCCCCGCGACGGCCGAGCTGTGTGGCCAGCACCACCGCCGCGGTTGAAAACGCTACCGAAGATATCCCCAAGACCGCCGCCTTGAGACGCTCCTCGAGCGGATCCTCCGAAGATGTCCGAGAGGTCGAATTCTTGCGCACCCGGTCCACCCATGTGCGTGGATCGAAACCCGCCGGGAAACCCGGCGCCTCCTCTCCGTCCAAAGCCACCGCCGCGCATCATGGCCTTGAACTCGTCATAGTCCTTGCGGGTAGCTTTATCAGAGAGCACATCATAGGCCTCCGCCACCTGCTTGAATTTTTCCGCCGCCGCGGGGTTATCCGGGTTGGCGTCGGGGTGGTTCTGGCGGGCCAGCTTGCGATAAGCCTGCTTAATCTCTTCGGCGGTTGCGGACGAGGAGACCCCCAGATCCGCGTAATAATCCTTGTCTGCCCATTCTGGCTTAGCGTTCACTGGGCATCTCCTCCTTTCAGGAGAGTCGATAAACGGTTAGGTTTTAAGATTTTTTGCTAAGTAAAAATGCTAATTAAGTAGTGAAAAGAAGAGTGGCGCCAAGGAACACTGAGCCCTGACGCCACCTGCGATACCTATTCTGCGCTATCCGAGCTATCCGGACTATCAGCGGTATCGGCTGACTCGGCAGGGTCGGCGATAATCACCATGGCGGTGCGCACAACGCGCTCGCCCACTGTGTAGCCACGGCGCAAGACCGTGCCGATGACCTGCTCGTCACCAGTCGAGAGGTCCTGGACTGCTTCGTGCACCTCGGGGTCGAAGGCATCGCCCTCAGCGCCGAACGGGGTCAGCTGGTTAGTAGTCAGCACGCCCGTGAGCTTGTCCGCAATGGCCTTGAGCGGCCCCTCGTTGAGGTCTCCGTGTTGGCGTGCGAGCTCCAGGTCATCAAGGATAGGCAGGAAATCTGCCAGGACCTTGGCCTTGGTGGTCTCGATCACGGCCTGACGGTCACGCTCAGTGCGACGGCGGTAGTTGGTGTACTCCGCGTTGAGACGCTGCAGATCCTCGGTGCGCTCAGCCAGCTGAGCCTCCAGGGAGTTCTCAGCGCTGGCGTCGTCATCAGCGATGTCGCGAGCGGCATCCTCAACCGCAGCCTCTGCCTCAGCGGTGCCCGCGGTGGCAGCATCAGCCTGTGCCTCAGCAGCCTCATCCACGGCGCCGTCGGCCGAAGCAGCCTCTGCGGCGGCAGCCTCCGCAGCCTCAGCGGAGGTTGCCTCGGGGTCGGTGTTGGCCGGGTTGCCCGGGTCCTGAGGGGAGGTCATGGTTTACTTCTCCTTGTTCTCGTCGTCCTCGTCGACAACCTCGGCGTCGACGACGTTGGGGTCACCAGCGGTCTCGCCAGCAGCGGCACCCTCGGCGCCTGCCTCAGCAGCCTGGGCCTCGTACAGGGCCTTGCCCAGCTCCTGGGACTCGGTGCCAAGCTTTTCGACGGCCGACTTAATTGCCTCAATGTCATCGCCCTTCAGCGCCTCGTCGACGGCATCGGCGGCCTCAGTCACGCGGGTCTTGAGGTCCTCCGGTAGCTTGTCGGAGTTCTCGTCCATGAACTTGCGGGTCTGGTAGGAGGTGGATTCCGCCTGGTTGCGGGTCTCCTGCTCCTCGCGGCGCTTCTTGTCCTCTTCGGCGTGTGCCTCGGCGTCCTTGACCATGCGGTCGATCTCCTCCTGGGAGAGGCCGGAACCATCCTGAATCTTGATGGTGTTCTCCTTGCCGGTGGCCTTGTCCTTAGCGGAGACGGAGACGATGCCGTTGGCGTCAATGTCGAAGGTGACCTCAATCTGCGGTACACCGCGCGGTGCCGGAGCAATACCACCGAGCTCGAAGGAACCGAGCAGCTTGTTGGCGGAAGCCATCTCGCGCTCGCCCTGGTAGACCTGAATCTGCACGGAAGGCTGGTTGTCATCAGCCGTGGTGAAGGTCTCCGACTTCTTGGTCGGGATGGTGGTGTTGCGCTCGATGAGCTTGGTCATCACGCCACCCTTGGTCTCGATGCCGAGGGAGAGCGGGGTGACGTCGAGAAGCAGCACGTCCTTGACCTCACCGCGCAGCACACCTGCCTGCAGAGCAGCGCCGACTGCCACGACCTCATCCGGGTTAACGCCCTTGTTCGGGTCCTTGCCGGTCATTTCCTTGACCAGGTCGGACACGGCCGGCATACGGGTGGAACCGCCGACGAGCACCACGTGGTCAACCTCGGACAGGGACAGACCAGCATCCTTGATGACCTGGTTGAACGGGGTCTTGGTGCGGTCCAGCAGATCCTGGGTGATCTTCTGGAACTCGGTGCGAGACAGGGTCTCATCCAGGAAGAGCGGGTTCTTCTCAGAGTCCACCGTGATGTACGGCAGGTTGATGTTGGCGGACTGGGAGGAGGACAGCTCAATCTTGGCCTTCTCAGCAGCCTCACGCAGACGCTGGACAGCGCGCTTGTCCTTGGTCAGGTCAACGCCCTGGGAAGCCTTGAACTTATCTACGAGCCAGTCGACGATGCGCTGGTCCCAGTCATCGCCGCCCAGCGCGTTATCACCAGCGGTAGCCATAACCTCGACCACGCCGTCACCGATCTCCAGCAGGGAGACGTCGAAGGTACCACCACCCAGGTCGAAGACCAGGATGGTCTGCTCCTGCTCACCCTTTTCCAGGCCGTAAGCAAGCGCGGCGGCAGTCGGCTCGTTCACGATACGCAGGACGTTGAGGCCTGCAATCTGGCCGGCCTCCTTGGTGGCCTGACGCTGGGAGTCCTCGAAGTAAGCCGGGACGGTAATAACGGCGTCGGTAACGTCCTCACCCAGGTAAGCCTCGGCGTCGCGCTTCAGCTTCATGAGCGTGCGGGCCGAAATCTCCTGCGGGGTGTACTTCTTGTCATCGATATCGATGGTCCAGTCGGTGCCGATGTGGCGCTTGACGGAGCGGATGGTGCGGTCAACGTTGGTGACCGCCTGGTTCTTCGCGGACTGGCCGACGAGGATTTCGCCGTTCTTAGCGAAAGCCACGACGGACGGGGTGGTGCGAGAGCCCTCGGAGTTAGCGATAACGGTGGCTTCGCCACCTTCCAGTACGGATACGACCGAGTTGGTGGTACCGAGGTCAATTCCTACTGCGCGTCCCATGATCTTTTCTCCTTGCTTGGTTGGGTTTGTTCTTAAGTTGATAATGCGCGACTCAACTTCTGCCGCGTCCAGTCAGCGACTCTAACAGAAGCAACACTCAAAGTCATCCAAACCTGAGCGCCGGTCACTCAACCTACACAACGCGGACAAACTCAAAGTTGTTCCCGATCGACTCAACTTTTTATTTATTGCCAGCACGCTGGGGAAATGAAGCTGCTCAATTGGCGGCTCACCCCACTGGGACGATTGCTGGCTCTCCGTCCGCATTCACAACGCGGACTGCCAAGCCGTAAAGATCCTCGATCAGGGCAGGGTTAATGACATCGCGCGGCGCGCCCGCATCCCACACCGTTCCATCTTTCATCGCCACGACATAATCGGCATAACGCAACACATGCGCCAAGTCATGAATTACCGCAACGAGGGTCTTGCTACCCGCCAGCTCTTTCATCAACTTCATGAAGGAATGCTGATACCCAATATCCAAGGCACTCGTTGGCTCATCCAAGAAAAGTACAGGCGTTTCCTGTGCGAGAGCCATGGCCAGCCAAGCACGTTGACGCTGACCACCTGACAACGCCGCCACCTCGGCCTCTTCCAATTCCTCAAGGCCTACCTCCGCTAGCGCACGACTAACAGCACGCTCGTCTTCCTGGCTCCTCCACCCCATAAATCCTTGGTGAGCGAAGCGCCCTCGCGCAACCAATTCTCGGACATTAATCCCCTCAGGGGCTACGGATTGCTGCGACATCACAGCAACGCGCTGGGCATATTTTCGCCGCGAGAGTAAAGCTGCGTCTTCTTGGCCAATATGCACCGCACCTGCGCTCGGTGTTTCTAACCGCGCAAGCACCTTCACCAGGGTGGACTTTCCACAACCATTCGGGCCGATGATGGCTGAGAATTTGCCCGCGGGGAAAGACACATCCACCGAGTCGAGAATTAACGGGGCAGTTCTGCCATAGGACATGCTCAGCCTTTCAGCCCTCACGCCCGGCGCACCGTCACACACTTTTTGTTCGTTCATTTTTACCGGCCTTTCACGCGCGCAAATCGGGATTGCCACAACAGC contains:
- a CDS encoding TetR/AcrR family transcriptional regulator; translation: MHILYEGSPREVILESALHIGAAEGDEAITMESVAKLAELPVAEVRAEFPDREAIVHALPDYVTDRKVKFLEETLDAALGYADLFTKLTTFTEAYYEYAEREPELFRYLFEKKAYVSEDEWRALLQGNLSHNRTLDLIYENISLIAAEEKLKVGSDVCFQTVARLSAATLATVHGMAHLSVLGVLRHQHSVVRRFNLREVCKALIGTLFKAAEFLEIPDVRSPMQEYRALLAGFVPDRDISLDISAIEDVQELSTERARMAVKERAIQLAAREGLQCVTIENVAEYFGVSDVFVASLVDNDFVLRESVEWETDRELEAHSLYLLERLPEGASAVDKLLCVAVAYFHYAVTFPERYSACIAAASGSVVPLSEDGEEQTQMGESFALLMRFAREALREAGYAPEDRLVYIKNLTLWAGADGMCHLASMGEFRDIDLEQKWSLYCFVTAVVLASFSYDLPEEQPQASQSA
- a CDS encoding sodium/glutamate symporter: MEEFSAFTIMTDVGWISLLMVIGNVLRHQIKFVFQDLLLPAPITAGLLGLLLGPNVLGWIGFSDNLGDYTSLLIAVVFASMAFSMEMGGNMGKGARNMWGYSTMMFTGQWGLFIVLGLLLFKPTFDTPDWFGMMLPVGFTGGFGTAAAVGSALEGVGAEAASSLGFTSATVGTLAAIIGGIVAGNWGIRKGKVSHVPKQLPEELRRGYISRLEDRPSLGRATTNPSAIEPITLHVGFIALTVMTAYGINKGISSVWENVSIPLFAMSMVVGLLFRAVMNMVGAKDYLDKDTVSSVSGAATDYLIAFGVAAIVPAAVAAYWQALLLLFVLGTIYCIFFLMWFPAEFFGERWIERGIFGWGWATATVATGIAILKIVDPKLKSGTLSEYGMAYIGFGPFEISWTIIAPLAVMYGFTAGFGWISLGIAVVIYLVFKFTGMMPPRGTIFKEGIGHVGSEK
- a CDS encoding alpha/beta hydrolase; this translates as MSAAEELRTEADWMVNSASELELYVTDSHHHWAGLALSGAASDAARHALQRATDTLLEPAQQMRLAARILSLYAPLLERIEQLRSRALQLAAIPVFAEPASVALGQLDALADVLDWACARQLNALCTPEMAQPPSRLEDFSDLTLTELHQVQLTMASEEVRSLAAANPDITVLEAGPGRLVALVDPEGIGTHAAQVSTFVGGVGSSETASWPTAVERARAIARATNGPTVAWIGYSAPASLPRAAHEDPARRGAAELGRFQRALRQRFPHAQHILLGYSYGSVVVGKAAQQDYVADDIVLVGSPGASVASASQLHGRVWSARNTEDPIAIATGPRGGIHGPDPSSPAFGAAPLPDANGLPGDHGSYWKDPAFLRGLGIIAQRF
- a CDS encoding FAD-binding oxidoreductase is translated as MRELGEHLRKHAEDYRDAVHGHFFATVAESRQVFALSMKDTHPSMAPALAWVLENVEGDEVQGDVAQRLVRMGRDHRRLGFPPEVYPKFEASLVHGLGVLGLTPYQHDVATRTISQVCSIMRTAAQEADVAGLPPAHSAQVVAVEKPNRNTAVVRLESGMALDYRAGQHVPVTSQLTPGTWRPLTPAAPAGDSGQLIFHLALAGEASSMLAKAQPGDWWTLGMPAGEPPQLDSGTTLISFGTGWAGARALLLDALENTLPSGLQVYAVAPSPGEHYDTEFQANLQALVPELKLRHIVREGQDPWLLGAQPAAHGFKPVVAKEPIEPVLAEGTDRRFVLIGPADRVELARAALLAGGVAEEAITMDSWQRGHEWAASAAELDGWGDDWEAWAAWKKSQWA
- a CDS encoding carbon-nitrogen hydrolase family protein, coding for MKVAAVQLTSTGNVEENLVVALDKIREAAANGAQLIVLPEATTQSFDSGRLDTHAEGLDGPTATAVRALAEELGVYVVLGMFAPADTVQRGEKTINRVANVALIAGPGVLGGYEKIHTYDAFKYKESDTVRPGESLVAFDAGDLTVGVATCYDIRFPEQFKELARQGAQLIVVPTSWADGPGKLEQWRLLSAARALDSTAYILAAGQARPGGEAKAGQTSGPTGIGHSVLVAPDGTRLAEASYEPEILYGEVEPDSVAKVRESLPVLDA